From Clostridiaceae bacterium:
AAATCTATGAAGAACTTGTAGCCCGTGGATTAATTGCCCAGGTTACAGACGAAGAAAAAGTAAAAGAGCTTGTTAATAGTGGTAAAGCTATATTTTATATTGGATTTGATCCGACTGCCGATTCTTTACATGTAGGTCATTTTATGGCATTGTGCCTTATGAAACGGTTGCAAATGGCAGGTAACAAACCCATAGTGCTTATTGGTGGAGGAACAGCCTACATAGGAGATCCTTCCGGACGTGCTGATATGCGTTCCATGATGACACCCGAAACAATCAGGCATAACAGTGAGTGTTTTAAGAAACAGATGGAAAAATTCATTGAATTCGGCGATGATAAAGCAATTATGGTGAACAATGCAGACTGGCTCTTAAAGTTGAATTACATCGAATTCCTTCGTGATATAGGACCCCATTTTTCAGTAAACAATATGCTGCGTGCCGAATGTTACAGGCAGAGAATGGAAAAAGGCCTGTCATTCCTGGAGTTCAACTATATGATTATGCAATCCTATGATTTTTATTACCTGTATCAGAATTATGGTTGCAATATGCAATTTGGCGGGGATGACCAGTGGTCCAATATGCTGGGCGGTACGGAGCTCATTCGGCGCAAATTAGGAAAAGATGCCTATGCCATGACTATTACATTATTATTAAACTCAGAAGGCAAGAAGATGGGAAAAACAGCAAAGGGTGCTGTCTGGCTTGACCCCAACAAAACTTCACCCTTTGAATTCTTCCAGTATTGGAGAAATGTTGATGATGCTGATGTTATTAAGTGCCTCAGAATGCTTACTTTCTTACCCCTTGATGAAATCAGCAAAATGGAAAAATGGGAGGGCAGCCAGCTTAACGAAGCTAAAGAAATTTTAGCATATGAACTGACAAAGCTGGTACATGGTGAGGAAGAAGCCCAAAAGGCATTAAATGCTTCCCACGCTATTTTCCAAAGAGGTACAGATGATTCCTACATGCCTACTACCGAAATTACAGAGGAGCAGCTTACGGATAATGCTATTAATATAGTGGATCTTATGATAGCTTGCGGCCTGGCACCTTCCAAGAGTGAAGCAAGACGTCTGATACAGCAGGGCGGTGTTTTTGTAGAAGATAAAAAAGTTAAGTCAATAGACTATAGCCTTACTTCAGATCAGTTGAAAGATGGTGTCAAAATTCGTAAAGGGAAAAAGACATTCCATAAAGCGGTAATAAAGCAGTGATTAGATAAAAGGAATAACTTTATCTTAATCCTGTTACCGGCAGAGAGATAATCTGCCGGCGGACCAATAATCTCTCAAAAGGCGCATTA
This genomic window contains:
- a CDS encoding tyrosine--tRNA ligase, with protein sequence MKIYEELVARGLIAQVTDEEKVKELVNSGKAIFYIGFDPTADSLHVGHFMALCLMKRLQMAGNKPIVLIGGGTAYIGDPSGRADMRSMMTPETIRHNSECFKKQMEKFIEFGDDKAIMVNNADWLLKLNYIEFLRDIGPHFSVNNMLRAECYRQRMEKGLSFLEFNYMIMQSYDFYYLYQNYGCNMQFGGDDQWSNMLGGTELIRRKLGKDAYAMTITLLLNSEGKKMGKTAKGAVWLDPNKTSPFEFFQYWRNVDDADVIKCLRMLTFLPLDEISKMEKWEGSQLNEAKEILAYELTKLVHGEEEAQKALNASHAIFQRGTDDSYMPTTEITEEQLTDNAINIVDLMIACGLAPSKSEARRLIQQGGVFVEDKKVKSIDYSLTSDQLKDGVKIRKGKKTFHKAVIKQ